In Lutra lutra chromosome 5, mLutLut1.2, whole genome shotgun sequence, a single genomic region encodes these proteins:
- the GABRP gene encoding gamma-aminobutyric acid receptor subunit pi isoform X1, giving the protein MKYSLPLTFICLSLFTPRICIQGNQFNLEVSRSDKLSLPGFENLTAGYNKFLRPNFGGEPVQIALTLDIASISSISESNMDYTATIYLRQRWTDQRLVFEGNKSFTLDARLVEFLWVPDTYIVESKKSFLHEVTVGNRLIRLFSNGTVLYALRITTTVACNMDLSKYPMDTQTCKLQLESWGYDGNDVEFSWLRGNDSVRGLENLRLAQYTIQRYFTLVTSSRQETGNYTRLVLQFELRRNVLYFILETYVPSTFLVVLSWVSFWISLDSVPARTCIGVTTVLSMTTLMIGSRTSLPNTNCFIKAIDVYLGICFSFVFGALLEYAVAHYSSLQQMAAKDRGTAKEVEEVNITNIINSSISSFKRKISFASIEISGDNVDYSDLTMKTSDKFKFVFRDKMGRIVDYFTIQNPSNVDRYSKLLFPLIFMLANVFYWAYYMYF; this is encoded by the exons ATGAAATACAGTCTCCCCTTGACCTTCATATGTCTGAGTCTCTTCACTCCGAG GATATGTATCCAGGGGAATCAGTTCAACCTTGAGGTCAGCAGAAGTGACAAGCTCTCCCTGCCAGGCTTTGAGAATCTCACAGCAGGATATAACAAATTTCTCAGGCCCAATTTTGGTG gAGAACCAGTTCAGATAGCACTGACTCTGGACATTGCAAGTATTTCTAGTATTTCAGAGAGTAACATG GACTACACGGCCACCATATACCTCAGACAGCGCTGGACAGACCAGCGGCTGGTTTTTGAAGGCAACAAGAGCTTCACTCTGGATGCACGCCTCGTGGAGTTCCTCTGGGTGCCGGACACCTACATTGTGGAATCCAAGAAGTCCTTCCTCCATGAGGTCACTGTGGGGAACAGGCTCATTCGCCTCTTCTCCAATGGCACCGTCCTGTACGCTCTCAG aatcacAACGACTGTTGCGTGTAACATGGACCTGTCGAAATACCCCATGGACACACAGACATGCAAGTTGCAACTGGAAAGCT GGGGCTATGATGGAAACGACGTGGAGTTCAGCTGGCTGAGAGGGAATGACTCTGTGCGTGGGCTGGAAAACCTGAGGCTTGCTCAGTATACCATCCAACGGTATTTCACCTTGGTCACCAGTTCGCGACAGGAAACAG GAAATTACACACGACTGGTCTTGCAATTTGAGCTTCGGAGGAATGTCCTGTATTTCATCTTGGAAACCTATGTTCCTTCCACTTTCCTGGTGGTGTTATCCTGGGTTTCATTTTGGATTTCCCTTGATTCAGTTCCTGCAAGAACCTGCATTG GAGTGACCACCGTATTGTCAATGACAACGCTGATGATCGGGTCCCGCACTTCTCTTCCCAATACCAATTGTTTCATAAAGGCCATCGATGTGTACCTGGGGATCTGCTTTAGCTTCGTGTTTGGGGCGCTACTGGAATACGCAGTTGCCCACTACAGCTCCTTACAGCAGATGGCAGCCAAAGACAGG GGGACGGCAAAGGAAGTAGAAGAAGTCAATATTACTAACATCATCAACAGTTCCATCTCCAGCTTTAAACGGAAGATCAGCTTTGCCAGCATTGAAATTTCTGGTGATAATGTTGACTATAGTGACTTGACAATGAAAACCAGTGACAAGTTCAAGTTTGTCTTCCGAGATAAGATGGGCAGGATTGTTGATTATTTCACAATTCAAAACCCCAGTAATGTTGATCGATATTCCAAATTactatttcctttgatttttatgCTAGCCAATGTGTTTTACTGGGCATACTACATGTATTTTTGA
- the GABRP gene encoding gamma-aminobutyric acid receptor subunit pi isoform X2: MKYSLPLTFICLSLFTPRICIQGNQFNLEVSRSDKLSLPGFENLTAGYNKFLRPNFGGEPVQIALTLDIASISSISESNMDYTATIYLRQRWTDQRLVFEGNKSFTLDARLVEFLWVPDTYIVESKKSFLHEVTVGNRLIRLFSNGTVLYALRITTTVACNMDLSKYPMDTQTCKLQLESWGYDGNDVEFSWLRGNDSVRGLENLRLAQYTIQRYFTLVTSSRQETGNYTRLVLQFELRRNVLYFILETYVPSTFLVVLSWVSFWISLDSVPARTCIGVTTVLSMTTLMIGSRTSLPNTNCFIKAIDVYLGICFSFVFGALLEYAVAHYSSLQQMAAKDRGTAKEVEEVNITNIINSSISSFKRKISFASIEISGDNVDYSDLTMKTSDKFKFVFRDKN; this comes from the exons ATGAAATACAGTCTCCCCTTGACCTTCATATGTCTGAGTCTCTTCACTCCGAG GATATGTATCCAGGGGAATCAGTTCAACCTTGAGGTCAGCAGAAGTGACAAGCTCTCCCTGCCAGGCTTTGAGAATCTCACAGCAGGATATAACAAATTTCTCAGGCCCAATTTTGGTG gAGAACCAGTTCAGATAGCACTGACTCTGGACATTGCAAGTATTTCTAGTATTTCAGAGAGTAACATG GACTACACGGCCACCATATACCTCAGACAGCGCTGGACAGACCAGCGGCTGGTTTTTGAAGGCAACAAGAGCTTCACTCTGGATGCACGCCTCGTGGAGTTCCTCTGGGTGCCGGACACCTACATTGTGGAATCCAAGAAGTCCTTCCTCCATGAGGTCACTGTGGGGAACAGGCTCATTCGCCTCTTCTCCAATGGCACCGTCCTGTACGCTCTCAG aatcacAACGACTGTTGCGTGTAACATGGACCTGTCGAAATACCCCATGGACACACAGACATGCAAGTTGCAACTGGAAAGCT GGGGCTATGATGGAAACGACGTGGAGTTCAGCTGGCTGAGAGGGAATGACTCTGTGCGTGGGCTGGAAAACCTGAGGCTTGCTCAGTATACCATCCAACGGTATTTCACCTTGGTCACCAGTTCGCGACAGGAAACAG GAAATTACACACGACTGGTCTTGCAATTTGAGCTTCGGAGGAATGTCCTGTATTTCATCTTGGAAACCTATGTTCCTTCCACTTTCCTGGTGGTGTTATCCTGGGTTTCATTTTGGATTTCCCTTGATTCAGTTCCTGCAAGAACCTGCATTG GAGTGACCACCGTATTGTCAATGACAACGCTGATGATCGGGTCCCGCACTTCTCTTCCCAATACCAATTGTTTCATAAAGGCCATCGATGTGTACCTGGGGATCTGCTTTAGCTTCGTGTTTGGGGCGCTACTGGAATACGCAGTTGCCCACTACAGCTCCTTACAGCAGATGGCAGCCAAAGACAGG GGGACGGCAAAGGAAGTAGAAGAAGTCAATATTACTAACATCATCAACAGTTCCATCTCCAGCTTTAAACGGAAGATCAGCTTTGCCAGCATTGAAATTTCTGGTGATAATGTTGACTATAGTGACTTGACAATGAAAACCAGTGACAAGTTCAAGTTTGTCTTCCGAGATAAG AACTGA